The Candidatus Bathyarchaeota archaeon DNA segment AAGAAAGTTAGGGAGAGGATGCTACCCGCAAAAAGAAGGCATAATGCAAATGATGTCCCTACTTCAATTGGAATCTGACCATAGATCCTCAAGAGGGAGACGCACACGATCCCATATCCAAGAAGGACGATTAGCGCTACTGACACGTAGCATGCAAGATATTTTCCGATGACCATGGTTGTTCGCTTGACTGGGGTTGGAAAGAGTATGTAACCCGTTTTATTCTCAAACTCTCCAGCTATGGCATCGCCAGCAAAGAAAACCGCCCCTATGGATGCAAAGGTAGCGCTGATCGAGAGCATGCCGGCCATTGCCGTTATGTCATCTGGATAATCAACACCGAAACCGGGCAGACCTACGAGGATCGATAACTCGACAGCAATGACAATCCCCATGACAGCATACAGCCGCTTCCTGCGCAGGTGCTTCAGAAACTCATACTTCGTGATTATCTTCAGTTTCTCGAACTCGCTCAAATGGCCGCCTCCGTCAACTTGAGGTACGCACGTTCCAGTGACCGATACTTCCTCTTTAAACGGGCGACACTGTCATACACGCGTAGTCGCCCATGATCGATTATCGCTACCTTATCGCATACTTGGGCGACCTCAGTGAGCAAATGCGAGGCGTAGAAGACCGTTTTCTCCTTTCTCGCCTCTTTAAGGATTTTCCGCACCTCCATCATGCCCCTAGGATCGAGACCCAACGCCGGCTCGTCGAGGATCAAGATCGGTGGATCATGGAGTAAGGCCTGTGCGACCGCAAGGCGTTGCTTCATCCCGCGCGAAAACTTCTCTATCTTGACCTTAGCCCATCCCTCGAGCCTGACGAGTTTAATTACCTCCTTTATCCTGCTCTTTAGCCCGCGCCCACGCATCCCACGAAGCCTGCCGAGGTAGCTGAGCGTCTCTTCAGGGGTGAGGTAGGGATAAAATTCGGGAGTCTCTACTATGGCGCCAACTTTCGAAAGCGCTAGCTCGCGCTCCTCAACGATGTTAATGCCCTCGATGTGAGCTGTACCCGAGGATGGGCGAAGGAGTGCGCATAAGATCTTGATGGCTGTGGTCTTGCCAGCACCATTAGGGCCAAGGAGCGCAACGTCCTCGTTCTCTTCTATCTTCAGCGAGAGGTTATCGAGGGCTAAGAAACCGCCGTAATATTTGGTGAGGTTCTCAATAACGATGGCTTCGCGCATGTTTGGTGATTAGTCGACGAGGATTTAAAATTATCGCGCGCACAATCTCTAATTGGGTTTCTGGATCCAT contains these protein-coding regions:
- a CDS encoding ABC transporter ATP-binding protein, whose protein sequence is MREAIVIENLTKYYGGFLALDNLSLKIEENEDVALLGPNGAGKTTAIKILCALLRPSSGTAHIEGINIVEERELALSKVGAIVETPEFYPYLTPEETLSYLGRLRGMRGRGLKSRIKEVIKLVRLEGWAKVKIEKFSRGMKQRLAVAQALLHDPPILILDEPALGLDPRGMMEVRKILKEARKEKTVFYASHLLTEVAQVCDKVAIIDHGRLRVYDSVARLKRKYRSLERAYLKLTEAAI
- a CDS encoding ABC transporter permease; amino-acid sequence: MSEFEKLKIITKYEFLKHLRRKRLYAVMGIVIAVELSILVGLPGFGVDYPDDITAMAGMLSISATFASIGAVFFAGDAIAGEFENKTGYILFPTPVKRTTMVIGKYLACYVSVALIVLLGYGIVCVSLLRIYGQIPIEVGTSFALCLLFAGSILSLTFFFSSISKGAMGATVMTLAFIMLISGTIDGVLMMADQPSWFLLSRAGDAIIMVYPGFKAMMTAGMGIGMPAGALEYDIGLSAAAMAAYLVACFFLSIFFARRREML